GCGGCGATGGGCAATGATTACCAACAAATCTTGCAAACGCTGGCAACACTTCAAGCACCTATCGATCAGTTTTTTGATGAGGTGATGGTCATGGCTGATGATGACGCCGTTCGTCAAAACCGGTTAGCCTTGCTCAATCAAATCCGAACACTATTTTTGGGTGTCGCGGATATTTCCTGTTTACAACAATAAACGGAGCCACTTATGTCGCTGATTATTCTGGACCGTGATGGTGTGATTAATCACGACTCGCTGGCGTTTATCAAATCGCCAGCAGAGTGGGAGCCGATTGAAGGGAGTCTGGAAGCGATAGCCCGTTTGAATCAGGCTGGCTATCGGGTTGTGATTATTACCAATCAGTCTGGCATAGGTCGAGGGTTACTTGATGTGGAGATGCTGAATCGTATCCACAGCAAAATGCGTCGGATGCTGTCTCAGGTGGGGGGGCGTATTGAGGCAATATTGTTTTGCCCAGATGGCCCGGATGTTGATAGTCCTTGCCGCAAACCGAATCCAGGCATGTTTTTGGATCTAGCACATCGCTTGCGCTTAAATCTGGCGCAGGTGCCGGCGGTGGGGGACTCACTCAGAGATCTCCAGGCAGCCGAGGCAGCCGGGGCAAGGCCCATTCTGGTCCGAACCGGCAAAGGTATGCAAACCTTAGAGGCCGGCATACCAGATAAGGTGGCAGTTTATGACGATTTGGCCGCAGTCGTGGATGCGCTGCTGGATCAAGATTGATGATTTGGTTGCGATCGTCGCTGTTTTTTGTCTGTTATTGTCTGACAGCGATAC
The genomic region above belongs to Methylophaga frappieri and contains:
- the gmhB gene encoding D-glycero-beta-D-manno-heptose 1,7-bisphosphate 7-phosphatase; the encoded protein is MSLIILDRDGVINHDSLAFIKSPAEWEPIEGSLEAIARLNQAGYRVVIITNQSGIGRGLLDVEMLNRIHSKMRRMLSQVGGRIEAILFCPDGPDVDSPCRKPNPGMFLDLAHRLRLNLAQVPAVGDSLRDLQAAEAAGARPILVRTGKGMQTLEAGIPDKVAVYDDLAAVVDALLDQD